Proteins encoded within one genomic window of Pseudomonas cannabina:
- a CDS encoding sensor histidine kinase codes for MLLPNPSKGWRSSTSRLLALYSSLFVAWSVILLGVLYWEVTSYLDTLARHSLTHRQQLFSRFEGQALEDALATSMTFDTRSVDAYGLFDQNFRPVAGPINSIPKNLPIDGQIHVLNDCIESEDPGMPQGSCDAIVNRTQDGRWLVLVRENGSLFAVSTLILHALLWGISLTIIPGVAGWHLLRRRPLRRIRAIQASAESIIEGDMAGRLPVSNRRDELDMLAVIVNAMLDRIEKLMNEVKGVCDNIAHDLRTPLTRLRAQLYRIQQQSAPDSSHATQIAQVIGEADTLMARFRGLLRISELEDRQRRSAFVELQLQPLLQELHDFYLPLAEEDQITLLLELQDPLPSLVGDRALLFEALTNLLGNAIKFTPAGGVVKISAYATKDGTTPCIEVQDSGPGIPVAERDAVFQRFYRSETGNEHSGFGLGLSVVAAIVNLHGFTLQIGTSVYGGASLLLECRPAHALT; via the coding sequence ATGTTATTGCCGAACCCGTCTAAGGGCTGGCGATCGTCTACAAGCCGATTATTGGCGCTGTACAGTTCTCTATTCGTGGCGTGGAGCGTGATCCTCCTTGGCGTTTTGTACTGGGAAGTCACTTCTTATCTGGATACCCTCGCCCGCCACTCCCTGACCCATCGGCAGCAATTGTTTTCGCGCTTCGAGGGTCAGGCGCTGGAAGACGCCCTCGCGACCAGCATGACCTTCGATACCCGCTCGGTGGACGCCTACGGCCTGTTCGACCAAAACTTCCGCCCGGTCGCCGGACCCATCAACAGCATCCCGAAAAACCTGCCCATCGACGGGCAGATCCATGTGTTGAACGACTGCATCGAATCGGAAGATCCGGGGATGCCGCAAGGCAGCTGCGATGCCATTGTCAACCGCACCCAGGATGGCCGCTGGCTGGTGCTGGTTCGCGAGAACGGTTCGCTGTTCGCCGTCAGCACGCTGATTCTGCACGCCTTGCTGTGGGGCATCTCGCTGACGATTATTCCGGGCGTTGCAGGCTGGCACTTGCTGCGTCGCCGCCCGTTGCGGCGCATCAGGGCCATTCAGGCCAGCGCCGAATCGATCATCGAGGGCGACATGGCCGGGCGCCTGCCGGTTTCCAACCGGCGCGACGAACTGGACATGCTGGCGGTGATCGTCAACGCCATGCTCGACCGTATCGAGAAGCTCATGAACGAGGTAAAAGGTGTCTGCGACAATATCGCCCATGATCTGCGCACCCCACTGACCCGCCTTCGCGCCCAGCTGTACCGCATTCAGCAGCAATCAGCACCTGACTCCAGCCACGCCACGCAGATCGCTCAGGTGATTGGCGAAGCCGATACGCTCATGGCGCGCTTCCGGGGGCTGTTGCGAATTTCGGAACTGGAAGACCGTCAGCGACGCTCGGCGTTCGTCGAGTTGCAGTTGCAACCACTGCTGCAGGAGTTACACGACTTTTACCTGCCGTTGGCCGAAGAAGACCAGATCACCCTGCTGCTGGAACTGCAAGACCCGTTGCCCAGCCTGGTGGGTGACCGGGCGCTACTGTTCGAAGCACTGACCAACCTGCTGGGCAACGCAATCAAATTCACCCCTGCAGGCGGGGTCGTGAAAATCAGCGCTTACGCGACTAAAGACGGCACCACGCCATGTATCGAAGTACAGGATTCCGGGCCGGGCATCCCGGTCGCCGAGCGCGATGCAGTGTTTCAGCGCTTCTATCGCAGTGAAACCGGCAACGAGCACAGCGGGTTCGGGCTTGGCTTGTCTGTCGTCGCCGCTATCGTCAATCTGCACGGCTTTACGCTGCAGATCGGCACCAGCGTATACGGCGGCGCCAGCCTGCTGCTGGAATGTCGCCCGGCCCACGCACTGACCTGA
- a CDS encoding response regulator transcription factor, with translation MTRILAIEDDAITAKEIVTELSSHGLEVDWVDNGRDGLARAVSGDYDLITLDRMLPEMDGLTIVTHLRAQGISTPILMISALSDVDERVRGLRAGGDDYLPKPFASDEMAARVEVLLRRSNPVSAAKTVLQVADLELNLITREACRGGELLTLLPTEFKLLEFLMRNSGQIITRMMIFQEVWGYHFDPGTNLIDVHIGRLRKKIDQPGTAQLIQTVRGSGYVIAEPV, from the coding sequence ATGACCCGAATTCTGGCAATCGAAGATGATGCCATCACCGCCAAGGAAATCGTTACCGAACTCAGCAGCCACGGGCTGGAAGTGGACTGGGTCGACAATGGCCGTGACGGCCTGGCGCGTGCAGTGAGTGGCGATTACGACCTCATTACCCTGGACCGCATGTTGCCGGAGATGGATGGTCTGACCATCGTCACCCACTTGCGGGCTCAGGGAATTTCCACACCTATCCTGATGATCAGCGCGTTGTCCGATGTGGATGAGCGTGTTCGGGGGCTGCGTGCCGGAGGGGATGACTATTTGCCAAAGCCCTTTGCGTCGGACGAAATGGCCGCGCGCGTCGAAGTCTTGTTGCGACGCAGCAACCCGGTCAGTGCCGCCAAAACGGTATTGCAGGTGGCTGATCTGGAACTGAACCTGATTACTCGGGAAGCCTGCCGTGGCGGTGAGCTGCTGACCCTGTTACCCACAGAATTCAAGCTGCTGGAGTTTCTGATGCGTAACAGCGGCCAGATCATCACTCGAATGATGATCTTCCAGGAGGTTTGGGGTTATCACTTCGATCCGGGGACCAACCTGATCGACGTCCATATCGGCCGCTTGCGCAAGAAGATCGACCAACCCGGCACCGCACAGCTTATTCAGACCGTGCGAGGATCCGGTTATGTTATTGCCGAACCCGTCTAA
- a CDS encoding formate/nitrite transporter family protein: protein MDHEVDGKTPGLSAEEEREIDENQPPRAAVLHETIRMQGDHELERSVAALWWSALAAGLTMGLSLMAMGLLNSRLEGITGSHVISSLGYSAGFLAVILARQQLFTENTITAVLPVMSKLNLANVGRLLRLWGVVLTGNLVGTLLVAYVMLNLPIFDSSTDKAFLEIGRKVMENDVGQMFSKGIISGWMIATMVWMIASMENAKIAIIVLITYLMALGDFTHIVVGSAEVSYLVFAGELGWKDFWFVFAGPTLAGNIIGGSFIFALISHAQIRSEKDTTAKMERDRKNKLEKRRLEKEQKLKDADSTAK, encoded by the coding sequence ATGGATCACGAAGTAGACGGCAAAACCCCCGGCCTTTCCGCCGAGGAAGAGCGCGAGATTGACGAAAACCAGCCGCCCCGTGCGGCGGTGCTGCACGAAACCATTCGCATGCAAGGCGACCACGAACTGGAGCGCAGTGTCGCTGCGCTGTGGTGGTCGGCACTGGCAGCGGGCCTGACCATGGGCTTGTCGCTGATGGCGATGGGGCTGCTGAATTCGCGCCTCGAAGGCATCACTGGCAGTCATGTGATCAGCAGCCTAGGCTATTCAGCCGGTTTTCTAGCGGTGATTCTGGCACGTCAGCAACTGTTTACGGAGAACACCATCACGGCGGTGCTGCCGGTCATGAGCAAGCTGAACCTGGCCAACGTCGGGCGGCTGCTGCGCCTGTGGGGCGTGGTGCTGACCGGCAATCTGGTCGGTACGCTGCTGGTGGCCTACGTGATGCTCAACCTGCCGATTTTCGATAGCAGTACAGACAAGGCGTTTCTGGAGATTGGCCGCAAGGTCATGGAAAACGACGTCGGCCAGATGTTTTCCAAGGGCATCATCTCTGGCTGGATGATTGCGACGATGGTCTGGATGATTGCTTCGATGGAAAACGCCAAGATAGCGATCATCGTGCTCATCACCTACCTGATGGCGCTCGGCGATTTCACCCATATCGTGGTGGGCTCAGCCGAAGTATCCTATCTTGTCTTCGCAGGTGAGCTGGGCTGGAAAGACTTCTGGTTCGTGTTTGCAGGTCCGACCCTGGCAGGCAACATCATTGGTGGCAGCTTTATTTTTGCCCTGATCAGTCATGCGCAGATCCGCAGCGAGAAAGACACCACGGCAAAAATGGAACGCGACCGCAAAAACAAGCTGGAAAAACGTCGCCTGGAAAAAGAACAGAAGCTCAAGGACGCGGATTCCACCGCAAAATGA
- the pncA gene encoding bifunctional nicotinamidase/pyrazinamidase → MSLSRLPADPRCALLVVDMQYDFMPGGQLAVADGNALLPLINRLGKRFARVVITQDWHPAGHISFASSHVQRAPFESITLPYGAQTLWPDHCVQGSHGAQLHADLDLPHAQLILRKGCNLHIDSYSAFLEADRTTTTGLAGYLKERGIDTVFVVGLALDFCVAWSAQDARSAGFNTYVIEDACRAIDMNGSLEQAWRTMLSVGIERVHSAELSN, encoded by the coding sequence ATGTCTCTTTCCAGGCTGCCCGCCGACCCTCGCTGCGCCTTGCTGGTGGTCGACATGCAATACGACTTCATGCCCGGCGGGCAACTGGCGGTGGCGGATGGCAACGCGTTGTTGCCGCTGATCAATCGTCTGGGCAAGCGTTTCGCCAGAGTCGTCATCACTCAGGACTGGCACCCGGCCGGGCATATTTCGTTTGCCTCCAGCCATGTGCAACGCGCGCCGTTCGAGAGCATCACCCTGCCCTACGGCGCGCAAACGCTATGGCCGGATCACTGCGTGCAGGGCAGTCACGGCGCACAACTGCACGCTGACCTTGATCTGCCTCATGCGCAGTTGATCCTGCGCAAAGGCTGCAATCTGCATATCGACAGCTATTCGGCATTTCTGGAAGCAGACCGCACCACCACGACCGGGCTGGCCGGTTACCTGAAAGAGCGTGGCATCGACACCGTGTTCGTGGTCGGTCTGGCACTGGATTTCTGCGTCGCCTGGTCGGCTCAGGATGCGCGCAGTGCCGGTTTCAATACGTATGTGATCGAAGATGCGTGCCGTGCCATCGACATGAACGGCTCGCTGGAGCAGGCCTGGCGGACCATGCTGAGCGTGGGCATCGAACGCGTGCACAGCGCAGAGTTGTCGAACTAG
- a CDS encoding TonB-dependent siderophore receptor, with translation MRRTLVSLCVIQAVSQAASADQVPAAQPSIELQNIDIQGTASAESAQGPVDGYRATRSASATRTDTSLHETPQSVSVMTREAVEDIGSTRLQDALDYAGGVGRANNFGGQGLTTFTVRGFTTGEFYRNGFPINRGYPNMPDGNTIERLEVLRGPATTLYGRGDPGGTFNVVSKQPLAERKVTLGSQLNDQGMKRATLDASGPLDDEGRFAYRLNVVGEGGDTFRDHVETERYGVAPVLSWQVNDATRITFEGDFMRNNAPLDRGLTRYANQPRTASRDTFFGEKSVGKLHNDNNMAQLRFDHDLNADWKLGGGVQMLDGSLQGDAIEANGLAADGRTLGRNFNYRKLEWTDRDVQLNLTGHFSAGGFEHTLLTGVEYEDYDYKSIIRRSSGAVSAYPIDIFNPVYGQARPALTRTTTHDQENLKTWAVFVQDQVALTERLKLLGGVRLERFEHDYDTFLPGTRSWTASDNTVTPRVGLSYDLTDSVAVYANTARSFKPNSGASRLGGGFKPEEGKSYEIGTKWEALDGQLSVDAAIYQIEKRNVLTTDPVDSTFSVAAGEVRSRGLDLNVVGNLTPEWRMMGSYAYVDAEVTKDTTLRAGTRLMNIPEQTFSLLNVYEFQDGALRGLGLGAGGRYVDQRAGRTANVAFSMDSYTVFDLLAYYKINPQVKLNLDLKNVFNTEYEEGAFGNVYAYPGAPRTVQVRIAYTL, from the coding sequence ATGCGTCGTACTCTCGTTTCACTGTGTGTCATTCAAGCTGTTTCACAAGCCGCCTCGGCTGATCAGGTCCCTGCCGCGCAACCTTCCATAGAGTTGCAGAACATCGACATTCAAGGCACCGCCAGTGCCGAAAGCGCACAAGGGCCGGTCGACGGTTATCGCGCCACACGCTCCGCCAGCGCCACGCGTACCGACACCTCGTTGCATGAAACCCCGCAGTCGGTCAGCGTCATGACCCGCGAGGCAGTGGAGGACATTGGCTCCACGCGGCTGCAGGATGCCCTCGATTATGCAGGCGGGGTCGGGCGAGCCAACAATTTCGGTGGTCAGGGCCTGACCACCTTCACCGTGCGCGGCTTCACCACCGGCGAGTTCTATCGCAACGGTTTCCCGATCAATCGTGGTTATCCGAACATGCCGGACGGCAACACCATCGAGCGCCTCGAAGTGCTGCGCGGTCCTGCCACGACGCTGTACGGCCGTGGCGACCCGGGCGGCACCTTCAATGTGGTCTCGAAACAACCACTGGCCGAGCGCAAGGTCACATTGGGCAGCCAGCTCAATGATCAGGGCATGAAGCGCGCTACGCTGGACGCGTCCGGCCCGCTGGATGACGAGGGGCGCTTTGCCTATCGCCTGAACGTCGTGGGCGAGGGCGGTGATACGTTTCGCGATCACGTCGAAACCGAGCGCTATGGCGTGGCACCGGTCTTGAGCTGGCAGGTCAACGACGCTACGCGCATCACCTTCGAGGGCGATTTCATGCGCAACAACGCGCCGCTGGATCGCGGCCTGACGCGTTATGCCAACCAGCCGCGTACGGCGTCGCGCGACACCTTCTTCGGCGAGAAGAGCGTGGGCAAACTGCACAACGACAACAACATGGCGCAGCTGCGTTTCGATCATGATCTGAACGCCGACTGGAAGCTGGGCGGTGGCGTGCAGATGCTCGACGGTTCCCTGCAAGGCGATGCCATCGAAGCCAATGGCCTGGCTGCCGACGGTCGCACCCTGGGCCGTAATTTCAACTACCGCAAACTGGAATGGACTGACCGCGATGTGCAACTGAACCTGACCGGACATTTTTCGGCGGGCGGTTTCGAACACACGCTGCTGACCGGCGTCGAGTACGAAGACTACGATTACAAATCGATCATCCGGCGCTCCAGTGGCGCGGTCAGCGCCTACCCGATCGACATCTTCAACCCGGTTTACGGCCAGGCCCGTCCGGCATTGACCCGAACCACCACTCACGACCAGGAAAACCTGAAAACCTGGGCGGTCTTCGTGCAGGATCAGGTGGCGTTGACCGAGCGCTTGAAGCTGTTGGGCGGCGTGCGTCTGGAGCGTTTCGAGCATGACTACGATACCTTCCTGCCCGGCACCCGCAGCTGGACGGCCAGTGATAACACCGTCACACCGCGCGTCGGCCTGAGCTACGACCTGACCGATAGCGTTGCGGTGTATGCCAACACGGCCCGCTCGTTCAAACCCAACAGCGGTGCCAGCCGGCTGGGTGGCGGCTTCAAGCCGGAAGAGGGCAAGTCCTACGAGATCGGCACCAAGTGGGAAGCACTGGATGGACAACTGAGCGTCGATGCGGCGATCTATCAGATCGAAAAGCGTAACGTGCTGACCACCGACCCGGTTGACTCAACCTTCAGCGTGGCAGCAGGTGAAGTGCGCAGTCGTGGCCTGGACCTCAACGTGGTCGGCAACCTGACGCCCGAGTGGCGGATGATGGGCAGTTACGCCTACGTCGACGCCGAGGTGACGAAGGACACTACACTGCGCGCCGGCACGCGCTTGATGAACATCCCCGAACAGACCTTCAGCCTGCTCAACGTCTACGAATTTCAGGACGGCGCCTTGCGCGGCTTGGGGCTGGGGGCCGGCGGCCGTTACGTCGACCAGCGCGCCGGACGTACCGCCAATGTCGCATTTTCGATGGACAGCTACACCGTGTTCGACCTGCTGGCCTACTACAAGATCAACCCGCAGGTGAAGCTCAATCTCGACCTGAAGAACGTTTTCAATACCGAGTATGAGGAAGGTGCGTTTGGTAACGTCTATGCGTACCCGGGTGCTCCGAGAACGGTGCAGGTGCGGATTGCTTATACGTTGTGA